In Streptomyces canus, one DNA window encodes the following:
- a CDS encoding glycoside hydrolase family 3 C-terminal domain-containing protein, whose product MTAHPPHTPPFRDPHLPFAKRIDDLLSRLTLDEKTGFLHQFAPAVERLGISAFRTGQEALHGVAWMGPATVFPQAVGLGATWNTDLVRRIGEAVSKEVRAMRARDDRVGLNIWAPTVNLLRHPLWGRNEEGYSEDPKLTSAIATAYTHGLRGEHPTYWRTAPVLKHWLAHNNETDRATSSSSVRPRVLHEYDLRAFRETVEAGAVAGVMPAYNLVNGRPNHVSPYLREHLRAWTDEELLVCSDAGAPSNLVDHEHYFDTHEEATAASLRAGVDSFTDHGTDSSQMVGRIRKAYEQGLLTEADIDAAVRRQLSVRFRLGEFDPRYDPHADVKDFDTPAHRALAQEAAEQAIVLLRNDGVLPLAPGTRLAVVGLLADECKLDWYSGTLIHRSTPLEGLYERFGAERVEFAEGVDRVLLKTSAGTFLHVLASGDGEDEVRGAEGALDPALLAGRTDLPPLTTDATGTEFALVDWDEGVLTLRAPDGRYLSVAEDGYLRASADQPGGWVVQETFRLEPHANGHLLRHIGTGRHVTVAADGVKVADENAETFELIIAERGEDAVTRVTSEADVVLVVAGNDPHINGRETEDRASLRLPAHQERLLRAARAAHPRTVLALVSAYPYAVDTSDLAAALWTAHGGQAAGTALARVLAGDVSPAGRLPQTWYENDADLPGLLDYDVIGSRQTYLYFEGTPLFPFGHGLSYTSFSYGDLTSRVAEGALHVSFAITNTGDVTADEVAQLYTRAVDPALPRPRRELVAHRRVTLAPGAREELSFEVPLRAFEFWDVAQGRSRLEPGPYELLAGASSEDIRLRTTVLLDGEPGAPRPVLQRGLEGVDFDEQSGVEIVDRTRTAGDAVTAAEGRTGELVYRDCDFGDGVSGVTMTVSGEGAVELSLDGGTVLAAVQVEESDSGPYDYTTLGAEIVAEGVHDVHLRLRGPLRLAHVGFSG is encoded by the coding sequence GTGACCGCACACCCGCCGCACACACCACCGTTTCGCGATCCGCATCTGCCGTTCGCGAAGCGCATCGACGATCTGCTGTCGCGGCTGACCCTCGACGAGAAGACCGGATTCCTGCACCAGTTCGCCCCTGCCGTCGAGCGGCTGGGCATCTCCGCGTTCCGTACCGGCCAGGAGGCGCTGCACGGCGTCGCGTGGATGGGACCCGCGACGGTGTTCCCGCAGGCGGTGGGCCTCGGCGCGACCTGGAACACCGATCTCGTACGCCGGATCGGCGAGGCGGTGTCCAAGGAGGTCCGGGCGATGCGCGCCCGCGACGACAGGGTCGGCCTCAACATCTGGGCACCGACGGTCAATCTGCTCCGGCACCCGCTGTGGGGCCGTAACGAGGAGGGCTACTCGGAGGACCCGAAGCTCACCTCGGCCATCGCCACCGCCTACACCCACGGGCTGCGCGGCGAGCACCCCACGTACTGGCGCACCGCCCCGGTGCTCAAGCACTGGCTCGCCCACAACAACGAGACGGACCGCGCCACTTCGTCGAGCTCGGTGCGTCCGCGCGTGCTGCACGAGTACGATCTGCGCGCCTTCCGCGAGACGGTCGAGGCGGGCGCGGTGGCCGGGGTGATGCCCGCGTATAACCTGGTCAACGGCCGCCCCAACCACGTCTCGCCCTATCTGCGCGAGCACTTGCGCGCCTGGACCGACGAGGAGCTGCTGGTCTGCTCGGACGCGGGCGCGCCCTCCAACCTGGTCGACCACGAGCACTACTTCGACACCCACGAGGAGGCCACCGCGGCCTCCCTGCGGGCGGGCGTCGACAGCTTCACCGACCACGGCACGGACAGCTCGCAGATGGTCGGCCGGATCCGGAAGGCCTACGAGCAGGGCCTGTTGACCGAGGCCGACATCGACGCCGCGGTCCGCCGGCAGCTCTCGGTCCGCTTCCGGCTCGGCGAGTTCGACCCGCGCTACGACCCGCACGCCGACGTCAAGGACTTCGACACCCCGGCACACCGCGCGCTCGCCCAGGAGGCCGCCGAGCAGGCGATCGTGCTGCTCAGGAACGACGGCGTGCTCCCGCTCGCCCCCGGCACCCGGCTCGCCGTGGTCGGCCTGCTCGCCGACGAGTGCAAGCTCGACTGGTACAGCGGCACGCTCATCCACCGCTCCACCCCGCTGGAGGGGCTGTACGAGCGGTTCGGCGCCGAGCGGGTGGAGTTCGCGGAGGGGGTGGACCGGGTCCTCCTGAAGACCTCCGCCGGGACGTTTCTGCATGTCCTGGCCTCCGGCGACGGCGAGGACGAGGTGCGCGGCGCCGAGGGCGCCCTGGACCCGGCGCTGCTCGCGGGCCGCACGGACCTGCCCCCGCTGACGACCGACGCGACCGGCACCGAGTTCGCGCTGGTCGACTGGGACGAGGGCGTCCTCACGCTCCGCGCCCCCGACGGCCGCTATCTCTCCGTCGCCGAGGACGGCTACCTGCGCGCCTCCGCCGACCAGCCGGGGGGCTGGGTCGTCCAGGAGACCTTCCGCCTGGAACCGCACGCGAACGGTCACCTCCTCAGGCACATCGGCACGGGCCGCCACGTCACTGTCGCCGCGGACGGAGTGAAGGTTGCCGACGAGAACGCGGAAACTTTTGAGCTGATCATCGCCGAACGCGGCGAGGACGCAGTGACCCGCGTCACGTCCGAGGCGGACGTGGTCCTGGTCGTCGCGGGCAACGACCCGCACATCAACGGCCGTGAGACCGAGGACCGGGCGTCCCTGCGGCTTCCCGCCCACCAGGAGCGCCTGCTGCGGGCGGCGCGCGCCGCCCACCCCCGCACGGTCCTGGCCCTGGTCTCGGCCTACCCCTACGCGGTCGACACGTCCGACCTGGCCGCGGCGCTCTGGACGGCCCACGGCGGCCAGGCGGCCGGCACCGCCCTGGCCCGCGTCCTGGCCGGGGACGTCTCTCCCGCGGGCCGCCTCCCCCAGACCTGGTACGAGAACGACGCCGACCTCCCCGGCCTCCTCGACTACGACGTCATCGGCAGCCGCCAGACGTACCTGTACTTCGAGGGCACGCCCCTGTTCCCGTTCGGCCACGGGCTGTCGTACACGTCCTTCTCGTACGGCGACCTCACGTCCCGCGTGGCCGAAGGGGCGCTGCATGTCTCGTTCGCGATCACGAACACCGGTGACGTCACCGCCGACGAGGTCGCCCAGCTCTACACCCGCGCGGTGGACCCGGCACTCCCCCGCCCGCGCCGCGAACTCGTGGCCCACCGGCGGGTGACGCTCGCCCCGGGCGCCCGGGAGGAGCTGTCCTTCGAAGTCCCCTTGCGCGCCTTCGAGTTCTGGGACGTGGCGCAGGGCCGCTCGCGCCTGGAGCCGGGCCCGTACGAGCTGCTGGCCGGTGCCTCCAGCGAGGACATCCGGCTGCGGACGACGGTGCTGCTCGACGGCGAGCCCGGCGCGCCGCGCCCCGTGCTCCAACGGGGCCTGGAGGGTGTGGACTTCGACGAGCAGAGCGGCGTCGAGATCGTCGACCGGACGAGGACGGCCGGCGACGCGGTGACGGCGGCCGAGGGGCGTACCGGCGAACTGGTCTACCGGGACTGCGACTTCGGGGACGGTGTCTCCGGTGTCACCATGACGGTGTCCGGCGAGGGCGCGGTCGAACTGTCGCTGGACGGGGGCACGGTGCTCGCCGCCGTGCAGGTGGAGGAATCCGACTCCGGACCGTACGACTACACCACTCTCGGCGCCGAGATCGTCGCCGAGGGCGTGCACGACGTGCATCTCAGGCTGCGCGGCCCGCTGCGGCTCGCGCACGTCGGCTTCTCCGGTTGA
- a CDS encoding WD40/YVTN/BNR-like repeat-containing protein has protein sequence MLTSRLSRRAVLAGTAAAAALTTVPSLQGRAEAASVTPTYRWRTAVIGGTGFVTGVLFHPTVRGLAYARTDIGGAYRWDDRSARWTPLNDDLGWDDWNLLGVEAIAVDPAHPNRVYLSLGAYAQSWAGNGAVLRSEDRGATWARTDLTVKLGGNEDGRGAGERLLVDPRDSDTLWLGTRHDGLLKSTDRGATWKAVSFPATPSATGQGITLLVAVGRSVYAGWGDSDGTAANLYRTVDGATWEAVPAQPSGAAAKVPIRAAYDCHTRELYVTYANAPGPNGQSDGSVHKLATASGKWTDVTPVKPGGTTAGGTSRSSEAESGGGSADTFGYGGVAVDARRPGTVVVSTNNRWAAVDTLYRSTNGGRTWTSLKESAVLDVSETPFLTFGADAPKFGWWIQALAVDPYDSKHIVHGTGATLYGTRDLKHWAPQIRGLEETSVRMLISPPTGEAHLLSGLGDVGVMYHERLTASPSRGMASNPVFGSATGLAQAAARPAYVVRTGFGDHGNGAFSNDGGKSWAPFAAQPALAKDAPGPIATNSDGSVLLWTFVHWDGTKYSAQRSTDNGASWSEVSTYPKGATPLADPADPTRFYAYDTDTGTLFASTDGGLTFTGRASGLPSGDSQFQLTAAPGRSGDLWLSTKTNGLYRSTDGGATFTKLTSCWASHTLAFGKAAKGADHPAIYMVGATEAITGVYRSDDGAKTWVRVNDDRHQWGWIGATIAADPRLYGRVYIATNGRGIQYGEPV, from the coding sequence ATGCTTACGTCCAGGCTGAGCCGGCGTGCTGTTCTGGCCGGGACCGCGGCTGCCGCCGCGCTCACCACCGTTCCTTCCCTCCAAGGGCGTGCGGAAGCCGCCTCGGTCACCCCCACCTACCGCTGGCGCACCGCCGTCATCGGTGGCACCGGATTCGTCACCGGTGTGCTCTTCCATCCCACCGTGCGGGGGCTCGCCTACGCCCGTACCGACATCGGCGGGGCCTATCGCTGGGACGACCGGAGCGCGCGCTGGACTCCGCTCAACGACGATCTCGGGTGGGACGACTGGAACCTCCTCGGGGTCGAGGCCATCGCCGTCGATCCCGCTCACCCGAACCGGGTGTATCTGTCCCTCGGTGCCTACGCCCAGTCCTGGGCCGGAAACGGGGCGGTCCTGCGGTCCGAGGACCGTGGCGCCACCTGGGCCCGTACCGATCTCACCGTGAAGCTCGGTGGGAACGAGGACGGGCGGGGGGCGGGTGAGCGGCTGCTCGTCGATCCGCGGGACAGCGACACGCTGTGGCTGGGGACCCGACACGACGGGCTGCTCAAGTCCACGGACCGGGGCGCGACCTGGAAGGCGGTGAGCTTCCCGGCCACCCCGAGCGCCACCGGCCAGGGCATCACCCTCCTCGTCGCCGTGGGCCGCAGCGTCTACGCCGGCTGGGGCGACTCGGACGGCACCGCTGCCAACCTGTACCGCACCGTCGACGGGGCCACCTGGGAAGCCGTCCCCGCGCAGCCCTCCGGTGCCGCCGCGAAGGTGCCGATCCGGGCCGCCTACGACTGCCACACTCGCGAGCTGTACGTCACCTACGCCAACGCACCCGGCCCCAACGGACAGTCCGACGGCAGTGTGCACAAGCTGGCCACGGCGAGCGGCAAGTGGACCGACGTCACGCCCGTGAAGCCCGGCGGGACGACGGCTGGGGGCACCTCCCGCTCGAGCGAAGCCGAGAGTGGGGGAGGCTCCGCCGACACCTTCGGGTACGGCGGAGTCGCCGTCGACGCCCGCAGGCCCGGCACGGTCGTCGTCTCCACCAACAACCGCTGGGCGGCCGTCGACACCCTGTACCGGAGCACGAACGGCGGACGCACCTGGACCTCCCTCAAGGAGTCCGCGGTCCTCGACGTGTCCGAGACCCCGTTCCTCACCTTCGGGGCCGACGCGCCCAAGTTCGGCTGGTGGATCCAGGCCCTCGCCGTCGATCCGTACGACTCGAAGCACATCGTCCACGGCACTGGCGCCACCCTCTACGGCACCCGGGACCTCAAGCACTGGGCGCCGCAGATCCGCGGCCTCGAGGAGACCTCCGTACGCATGCTGATCTCGCCCCCGACCGGGGAGGCGCACCTGCTCAGCGGTCTCGGGGACGTCGGGGTGATGTACCACGAGCGGCTCACGGCGTCGCCGTCGCGGGGCATGGCGAGCAACCCCGTGTTCGGTTCGGCGACGGGCCTCGCGCAGGCCGCGGCCCGGCCGGCGTACGTCGTCCGCACGGGCTTCGGCGACCACGGCAACGGCGCCTTCTCGAACGACGGCGGCAAGTCCTGGGCGCCCTTCGCGGCCCAGCCCGCCCTCGCCAAGGACGCGCCGGGGCCGATCGCCACCAACAGCGACGGCAGCGTGCTGCTGTGGACCTTCGTGCACTGGGACGGCACCAAGTACTCCGCCCAGCGCTCCACGGACAACGGAGCGAGCTGGTCGGAGGTCTCCACCTACCCCAAGGGCGCCACCCCGCTCGCCGACCCCGCCGACCCGACGCGCTTCTACGCGTACGACACCGACACCGGCACCCTGTTCGCCAGCACGGACGGCGGCCTCACCTTCACCGGCCGCGCGAGCGGACTGCCCTCCGGCGACAGCCAGTTCCAGTTGACGGCGGCCCCTGGGCGCTCCGGCGACCTGTGGCTCAGCACCAAGACGAACGGCCTGTACCGGTCCACCGACGGCGGAGCGACCTTCACCAAGCTCACCAGCTGCTGGGCCTCGCACACCCTCGCCTTCGGAAAGGCGGCCAAGGGCGCCGACCACCCGGCGATCTACATGGTCGGCGCCACGGAGGCGATCACCGGCGTGTACCGCTCCGACGACGGCGCGAAGACCTGGGTGCGCGTCAACGACGACCGGCACCAGTGGGGTTGGATCGGCGCGACCATCGCCGCCGACCCGCGGCTGTACGGCCGCGTCTACATCGCCACCAACGGCCGGGGCATCCAGTACGGGGAGCCCGTCTGA
- a CDS encoding aldehyde dehydrogenase family protein, which produces MTSTHAFWLAGRRVTGEDTFDVTSPWDGRLVGRVAVPDDAQIEEAVAAAYAVRDEFAATPAHVRAAALDHVSRRLVERTEEIAQLISAENGKPIKWARGEVGRAVSVFRFAAEEARRFNGGEAQRLDTDLGGQGRLALTRRFPKGVVLGIAPFNFPLNLCAHKIAPAIAAGAPIILKPAPATPLSGLIIGDLLAETELPAGSWSILPVPNDRMPALVQDERLPVISFTGSEKVGYAIMDSVPRKHCTLELGGNGAAVVLGDYASDEDLDWAATRIATFSNYQGGQSCISVQRVIADASVYDRLLPRIVAAVEAQVTGDPGDDRTDVGPLVSEDAAVRVEAWVKEAVEAGATLLTGGDRDGASYAPTVLTDVPADTTISCEEVFGPVLTVQKADGEAAAFAAVNSSKYGLQAGVFTHDLQAAFRAHRALEVGGVVVGDVPSYRADQMPYGGVKQSGVGREGVKFAMEDYTYERVLVLTGLAL; this is translated from the coding sequence ATGACTTCCACCCACGCCTTCTGGCTCGCCGGCCGCCGGGTCACCGGCGAGGACACCTTCGACGTCACCTCCCCGTGGGACGGCCGGCTCGTGGGCAGGGTCGCCGTGCCCGACGACGCGCAGATCGAGGAGGCCGTGGCCGCCGCGTACGCCGTACGGGACGAGTTCGCCGCCACCCCCGCCCACGTCCGCGCCGCCGCCCTCGACCACGTCAGCCGCAGGCTCGTCGAACGCACCGAGGAGATCGCGCAGCTGATCTCCGCCGAGAACGGCAAGCCGATCAAGTGGGCCCGGGGGGAGGTCGGCCGTGCCGTCTCGGTGTTCCGGTTCGCCGCGGAGGAGGCCCGGCGGTTCAACGGCGGTGAGGCTCAGCGCCTCGACACCGACCTGGGCGGTCAGGGCCGCCTCGCGCTGACCCGGCGCTTCCCGAAGGGTGTCGTGCTCGGTATCGCGCCCTTCAACTTCCCGCTCAACCTCTGCGCCCACAAGATCGCCCCGGCGATCGCGGCCGGCGCCCCGATCATCCTGAAGCCGGCCCCGGCCACCCCGCTCTCCGGGCTGATCATCGGCGACCTCCTCGCCGAGACCGAGCTGCCCGCCGGTTCCTGGAGCATCCTGCCCGTCCCGAACGACCGGATGCCCGCCCTCGTCCAGGACGAGCGGCTGCCCGTGATCTCCTTCACCGGTTCCGAGAAGGTCGGTTACGCGATCATGGACTCGGTGCCGCGCAAGCACTGCACCCTGGAGCTCGGCGGCAACGGCGCGGCGGTCGTCCTCGGCGACTACGCGAGCGACGAGGACCTCGACTGGGCCGCGACCCGCATCGCGACCTTCTCCAACTACCAGGGCGGCCAGTCCTGCATCTCGGTGCAGCGGGTGATCGCCGACGCGTCGGTGTACGACCGGCTGCTCCCGCGGATCGTCGCCGCCGTCGAGGCCCAGGTCACCGGTGACCCGGGCGACGACAGGACCGACGTCGGCCCGCTGGTCAGCGAGGACGCGGCGGTACGCGTCGAGGCGTGGGTGAAGGAGGCCGTCGAGGCGGGTGCCACCCTGCTCACCGGCGGCGACCGCGACGGCGCCTCCTACGCGCCGACCGTCCTGACCGACGTCCCGGCCGACACGACGATCTCCTGCGAGGAGGTCTTCGGCCCCGTCCTCACCGTGCAGAAGGCCGACGGCGAGGCCGCGGCGTTCGCCGCCGTCAACTCCTCCAAGTACGGGCTCCAGGCAGGCGTGTTCACCCACGACCTGCAGGCCGCCTTCCGCGCCCACCGGGCGCTGGAGGTCGGCGGCGTGGTCGTCGGTGACGTGCCCTCCTACCGCGCCGACCAGATGCCGTACGGCGGCGTCAAGCAGTCCGGTGTGGGCCGCGAGGGCGTGAAGTTCGCGATGGAGGACTACACGTACGAGCGGGTGCTGGTGCTGACGGGGCTCGCCCTCTAG
- a CDS encoding carbohydrate ABC transporter permease — protein sequence MSLNTQLVRSLKAPARPVWEEPPSKAGITAKSGFLALCCLGVLGPLWIVIVTSLSPKPVIDRVGGLVVIPQGITFVNYTELLSGGQVSRAIMVSVGVTLTGTVFSMAVSVLAAYGLSRPGSLGHRLFLVIMMATMFFGAGLIPTYLLVQSLGLTDTYLSLILPSAVSVFNILVLRAFFMGISPELTESARIDGAGDLRILLTIIMPLSRAVLAVISLFYAVGYWSAWFNASIYLSDQDMMPLQNVLIQLVQKNTANPTGLQQAVRTGQLSALGLQMAVMVLALIPVAVASPFVQRHFKKGMLTGAVKG from the coding sequence ATGAGCCTCAACACGCAGCTCGTCCGCAGTCTCAAGGCCCCCGCCCGCCCGGTGTGGGAAGAGCCGCCCAGCAAGGCCGGCATCACCGCGAAGAGCGGCTTCCTCGCGCTGTGCTGCCTGGGGGTGCTCGGCCCGCTGTGGATCGTGATCGTCACCAGCCTGTCCCCGAAACCGGTGATCGACCGGGTCGGCGGCCTGGTCGTGATCCCCCAGGGCATCACCTTCGTCAACTACACCGAACTGCTCAGCGGTGGCCAGGTCAGCCGGGCCATCATGGTCTCGGTCGGGGTCACGCTCACCGGCACGGTGTTCTCCATGGCGGTGTCGGTGCTGGCGGCCTACGGTCTGTCGCGGCCGGGGAGTCTGGGACACCGGCTCTTCCTGGTCATCATGATGGCGACGATGTTCTTCGGCGCCGGGCTCATCCCGACGTACCTGCTCGTGCAGTCGCTGGGACTCACCGACACCTATCTGTCGCTGATCCTGCCGAGCGCGGTCAGCGTCTTCAACATCCTCGTGCTGCGGGCCTTCTTCATGGGCATCTCACCCGAGCTCACCGAGTCCGCGCGCATCGACGGGGCCGGTGACCTGCGGATCCTGCTGACCATCATCATGCCGCTGTCACGGGCCGTGCTGGCCGTGATCTCGCTGTTCTACGCGGTCGGGTACTGGAGTGCCTGGTTCAACGCGTCCATCTATCTCAGCGACCAGGACATGATGCCGTTGCAGAACGTGCTCATTCAGCTGGTCCAGAAGAACACGGCGAACCCCACGGGGCTTCAGCAGGCGGTGCGTACGGGGCAGTTGTCGGCGCTGGGATTGCAGATGGCGGTCATGGTGCTGGCGTTGATTCCTGTCGCGGTTGCTTCTCCGTTCGTCCAGCGGCACTTCAAGAAGGGCATGTTGACGGGTGCGGTGAAGGGCTGA
- a CDS encoding ABC transporter permease has protein sequence MSITAGSRPDGTRPPAAVEEPTAAVAAAAEARVPRKAGKAGKVPFRVRLRRDRTLILMTLPVILLLLLFNYVPLLGNVVAFQDYDPYVSSNGVTAIFHSPWVGVEQFSRMIDDPLFWGAAKNTIMLFVLQLVLFFPIPIALALLINSVIRPRVRAVAQAIMYLPHFFSWVLVVTVFQQIFGGAGIIAQTLEDHGWSGFDLMTNAGLFKYLVTAQAVWKDAGWGIIVFLAALAAVSTDLYEAAAMDGAGRWRRMWHVTLPALRPVIALLLVLRVGDALSVGFEQFLLQRDAVGVGVSEVLDTYVWNMGIQNGDFSYAAAVGLVKGVIGICLVLGANKFAHLLGEQGVYQK, from the coding sequence ATGTCCATCACGGCCGGGAGCAGGCCTGACGGGACTCGTCCCCCCGCGGCCGTCGAGGAACCGACGGCCGCGGTCGCCGCCGCGGCGGAGGCGCGGGTGCCGCGCAAGGCGGGCAAGGCGGGCAAGGTCCCCTTCCGGGTCCGGCTGCGCCGCGACCGTACGCTCATCCTGATGACGCTGCCCGTCATCCTCCTGCTCCTGCTCTTCAACTACGTCCCGCTGCTGGGCAACGTCGTCGCCTTCCAGGACTACGACCCCTACGTCTCCAGCAATGGCGTCACCGCGATCTTCCACAGCCCCTGGGTCGGCGTCGAGCAGTTCTCGCGGATGATCGACGACCCGCTGTTCTGGGGCGCCGCGAAGAACACCATCATGCTGTTCGTGCTTCAGCTGGTGCTGTTCTTCCCGATCCCCATCGCCCTCGCGCTGCTCATCAACAGTGTGATCCGGCCCCGGGTCCGGGCCGTGGCGCAGGCGATCATGTATCTGCCGCACTTCTTCTCGTGGGTCCTCGTCGTCACCGTCTTCCAGCAGATCTTCGGCGGCGCGGGCATCATCGCCCAGACCCTGGAGGACCACGGCTGGAGCGGCTTCGACCTGATGACCAACGCGGGCCTGTTCAAGTACCTGGTCACCGCGCAGGCCGTGTGGAAGGACGCCGGCTGGGGGATCATCGTCTTCCTCGCCGCGCTGGCCGCGGTCAGCACCGACCTGTACGAGGCCGCCGCGATGGACGGCGCCGGGCGCTGGCGGCGCATGTGGCACGTCACGCTGCCCGCGCTGCGCCCGGTGATCGCGCTGCTGCTGGTCCTCAGGGTGGGCGACGCGCTCAGCGTCGGCTTCGAGCAGTTCCTGCTCCAGCGGGACGCGGTCGGCGTGGGGGTCAGCGAGGTCCTCGACACCTATGTGTGGAACATGGGTATCCAGAACGGCGACTTCAGCTACGCGGCCGCGGTCGGCCTCGTCAAGGGAGTCATAGGAATCTGCCTCGTGCTGGGTGCGAACAAGTTCGCGCACCTGCTCGGCGAGCAGGGGGTGTACCAGAAATGA
- a CDS encoding extracellular solute-binding protein, with amino-acid sequence MTPNAAAPSSGPSGPSRRSFLASTAVATAAVAGGMPLLAACGGSDSGEREGTTSGKAADKLLPAFVASTVANPDLPSKNGSAAGYTGKVDLAALKASVPEKLGTGAPFKVMSPFWGSPPKAGCAYYTALDAAAGTKVTWQNQDGNTYGQKLGAVLASSSIPDMVVVPSWELVGKIANAVTAKFMDLGPYLAGDKVKKYPNLAAIPSDAWRMGIFGGALRGIPMPAATANWIAPLYRKDLFDKKGYSVPKSADEFLSWAKEATSSKAKVWACGDMTWSAWSFFGVRGSGSIGWDIGSDGKLTYRIEQPEYLEALEWVRKLFDAGVVHPDDKARTGDAGQRFTAGQILVWNTNIADWYGKASEQAQSNPDLVIDAMDLFGADGGNPKLYASSPATIWSLIRKGASKATIENALAAANFSAAPYGTKERMLVDYGVEGTHYTVKDGVPVKNDLGNSEVLNAWVMLAAPAAYYAHPDLPEVARKQVEWQQRMGAFMKKTSTFGMNIVEPTRWANLSSQFEQLEIDYVRGNRKLSDVQAAISTWKSSGGDKLRDWYKQLIDKNGSAN; translated from the coding sequence ATGACGCCGAACGCCGCTGCCCCCTCCTCCGGTCCTTCCGGGCCGAGCCGGAGAAGCTTCCTCGCCTCCACCGCGGTCGCCACCGCAGCGGTGGCGGGCGGGATGCCGCTGCTTGCCGCCTGTGGCGGCTCGGACAGCGGCGAGCGCGAAGGGACCACGTCGGGCAAGGCCGCGGACAAGCTGCTCCCGGCGTTCGTCGCCAGCACGGTCGCGAACCCGGACCTGCCGTCCAAGAACGGCTCGGCCGCCGGCTACACCGGCAAGGTCGACCTCGCGGCCCTCAAGGCCTCGGTCCCGGAGAAGCTCGGCACCGGCGCCCCCTTCAAGGTCATGTCCCCGTTCTGGGGCTCCCCGCCGAAGGCCGGCTGCGCCTACTACACGGCGCTGGACGCGGCGGCGGGCACGAAGGTCACCTGGCAGAACCAGGACGGCAACACCTATGGCCAGAAGCTGGGCGCCGTCCTGGCCTCCAGCTCCATTCCCGACATGGTGGTCGTGCCGAGCTGGGAACTGGTCGGCAAGATCGCGAACGCGGTCACCGCGAAGTTCATGGACCTCGGCCCCTACCTGGCGGGCGACAAGGTCAAGAAGTACCCGAACCTGGCCGCGATCCCCTCCGACGCCTGGCGCATGGGCATCTTCGGCGGCGCGCTGCGCGGCATACCGATGCCCGCCGCCACCGCGAACTGGATCGCGCCCCTGTACCGCAAGGACCTCTTCGACAAGAAGGGCTACTCGGTACCCAAGTCGGCCGACGAGTTCCTCAGTTGGGCCAAGGAGGCCACCAGTTCCAAGGCCAAGGTGTGGGCCTGCGGTGACATGACCTGGTCGGCGTGGAGCTTCTTCGGCGTCCGCGGCTCCGGGTCGATCGGCTGGGACATCGGGTCCGACGGCAAGCTGACGTACCGCATCGAGCAGCCCGAGTACCTGGAAGCCCTGGAGTGGGTCCGCAAGCTGTTCGACGCGGGCGTGGTCCACCCCGACGACAAGGCACGCACGGGCGACGCGGGCCAGCGCTTCACCGCCGGACAGATCCTGGTCTGGAACACCAACATCGCCGACTGGTACGGGAAGGCCTCCGAACAGGCCCAGTCCAACCCGGACCTCGTGATCGACGCCATGGACCTCTTCGGCGCGGACGGCGGCAACCCGAAGCTGTACGCCTCCTCGCCCGCCACCATCTGGTCGCTGATCCGCAAGGGCGCCTCGAAAGCGACGATCGAGAACGCGCTGGCCGCAGCCAACTTCTCGGCCGCGCCCTACGGCACCAAGGAGCGGATGCTCGTCGACTACGGCGTCGAGGGCACCCACTACACCGTCAAGGACGGCGTCCCGGTCAAGAACGACCTGGGCAACTCCGAGGTGCTCAACGCCTGGGTCATGCTGGCCGCACCGGCCGCCTACTACGCCCACCCCGACCTCCCCGAGGTCGCCCGCAAGCAGGTCGAGTGGCAGCAGCGGATGGGGGCCTTCATGAAGAAGACGTCCACCTTCGGCATGAACATCGTCGAGCCGACCCGCTGGGCCAACCTCTCCAGCCAGTTCGAGCAGCTGGAGATCGACTACGTGCGCGGCAACCGCAAGCTGTCCGATGTGCAGGCCGCCATCTCCACGTGGAAGTCCTCCGGCGGCGACAAGCTGCGCGACTGGTACAAGCAGCTCATCGACAAGAACGGCAGCGCCAACTGA